From the Brassica napus cultivar Da-Ae chromosome A8, Da-Ae, whole genome shotgun sequence genome, one window contains:
- the LOC106412662 gene encoding fatty acid desaturase 4, chloroplastic: MAVSLQTKYPLRPITNNIPSTHRSSLLHVRVTCSATTTTNKPQAKLVVENRFMSPPLSNDPSLQSTWTHRLWVAAGCTTLFASLAKSIIGGVGSHLWLEPALAGYAGYILADLGSGVYHWAIDNYGDESTPIVGTQIEAFQGHHKWPWTITRRQFANNLHALARVITFTVLPLDLAFNDPVVHGFVSTFAFCIMFSQQFHAWAHGTKSKLPPLVVALQDMGVLVSRREHAEHHRAPYNNNYCIVSGAWNKVLDESKVFEALEMVLYFKLGVRPRSWSEPNSEWTEEKDISNNHKV; this comes from the coding sequence ATGGCTGTATCACTTCAAACCAAGTACCCTCTAAGACCCATCACCAACAACATTCCAAGTACGCACCGTTCTTCACTTCTCCATGTTCGTGTCACGTGCTCTGCTACTACCACCACCAACAAGCCTCAAGCTAAGCTTGTGGTCGAGAACCGTTTTATGAGTCCTCCTCTTTCCAACGACCCATCTCTCCAGTCAACATGGACTCATCGTTTATGGGTTGCAGCTGGTTGCACCACATTGTTTGCTTCTTTAGCTAAATCTATCATTGGAGGGGTTGGTTCTCATCTCTGGCTCGAACCAGCTCTAGCCGGTTATGCAGGGTACATCCTGGCTGATCTAGGGTCTGGTGTGTACCACTGGGCCATTGATAACTACGGTGATGAGTCAACTCCTATAGTAGGAACCCAAATCGAAGCGTTTCAGGGTCACCACAAGTGGCCTTGGACAATCACTAGAAGACAATTTGCTAACAATCTACAcgctctggctcgagtcataaCCTTCACGGTGCTTCCACTAGACCTTGCATTTAATGACCCGGTGGTTCATGGCTTTGTGAGCACGTTTGCGTTTTGCATAATGTTTAGCCAGCAGTTCCATGCCTGGGCTCATGGAACCAAGAGCAAGCTTCCACCTCTCGTGGTGGCGTTGCAGGACATGGGAGTGCTTGTTTCACGGAGAGAGCACGCGGAACATCACCGGGCACCGTATAACAACAATTATTGCATAGTGAGTGGGGCTTGGAACAAAGTTTTGGATGAGAGTAAGGTCTTTGAGGCGTTAGAGATGGTGTTGTATTTCAAGCTTGGGGTGAGACCGAGGTCATGGAGCGAGCCAAACTCTGAGTGGACAGAAGAAAAAGACATCTCCAACAACCACAAGGTTTAA
- the LOC106413663 gene encoding UPF0725 protein At5g63820-like isoform X1 → MTGLGDMEEEIGNGASLFNDHGRDDSDFQADGLDPPILYRSEWGDDPNYDIRLCGRIGLQCYNLQKGTNFKFKSWEICRDQMTSSDDSFITLEATDPATGSVLSFQTLLSDFGPRRSLGVRLLWINLASRIEPIRNERLDDNWDKNKLHDFYKGPMPKWFSDEALESNSRKYYVVIITSDHSWSFNFYIVTKKRLVSFIHTQVPESEMHDNDWLQLLMEVAFFSKTDRGFDGDLPLELNKAVVETFEDEPLDKLKADNAIFYLSYKCCADPSSTDLAGDHLGIVRKTMDGKPGHMSLEVALTKEQEKR, encoded by the exons ATGACAGGTTTGGGGgatatggaggaggagattGGGAACGGTGCATCGCTGTTTAATGATCATGGAAGAGATGATTCGGACTTCCAA GCTGATGGTCTGGATCCGCCTATATTATATAGGTCAGAATGGGGAGATGATCCTAACTATGATATCCGTCTCTGTGGTAGGATTGGACTCCAGTGCTACAATCTTCAGAAG ggaacaaactttaaatttaaaagcTGGGAGATTTGTAGGGATCAGATGACTTCATCCGACGACTCCTTCATAACTTTGGAGGCAACTGATCCGGCCACTGGCTCGGTCTTGTCTTTTCAGACGCTGTTAAGCGATTTTGGACCTCGCCGTTCATTGGGTGTCAGACTTTTGTGGATCAACTTAGCCTCCAGAATTGAACCTATAC GTAACGAGCGTCTGGATGATAATTGGGACAAGAACAAGCTACATGATTTCTACAAAGGTCCAATGCCCAAATGGTTTTCTGATGAGGCCTTAGAAAGTAACAGTAGAAAATATTACGTGGTAATAATAACATCAGATCATTCATggagttttaacttttatattgtgacaaaaaaaaggttGGTATCATTCATTCATACGCAGGTGCCAGAATCAGAGATGCATGACAATGACTGGCTGCAACTTCTCATGGAAGTCGCCTTCTTCTCCAAAACAGATCGT GGTTTTGATGGTGACCTACCCTTGGAGCTCAACAAGGCTGTTGTGGAAACTTTTGAAGATGAGCCCCTTGATAAGCTCAAAGCAGATAATGCAATCTTCTACCTAAGTTACAAGTGTTGTGCAGATCCTTCTTCGACGGATTTGGCTGGTGATCACCTTGGCATTGTAAGGAAAACCATGGATGGGAAACCAGGCCACATGAGTCTTGAAGTTGCTCTGACCAAAGAACAAGAAAAACGGTAG
- the LOC106413662 gene encoding putative clathrin assembly protein At5g65370 — protein sequence MQTHISQYTNIHKDKIDIKKSIDQMGTFTTLSGKLKDKASHMKLNVVHMCSSVNTKTIDEAILKATSHTSNKSPSEKYVKFLQSTMATGYSPQTISGIMQRLCVTTNVCVASKCLILIHNMIKSEKGYEGEGGHRGTNSHRNLIYNQGESNLKLDDLNVDSSRFTIELVPWVRWYKNYLNIYLCIAEVLGVTPNIKEKFEEKRLETQRVSSYTTDCIFKQVDFLVNLFEQINARPETPLEKPNIIIIRMIGLMEQDYVSVMRLIKIRFEELDKRTADPAELIPVLVRLEKCRESLSEFCWRCEPLDKEFWGLVLKLKDN from the exons atgcAAACCCACATTTCTCAATATACAAACATTCATAAAGACAAAATCGATATTAAAAAAAGTATTGATCAAATGGGAACATTCACAACCTTGAGTGGCAAATTAAAAGACAAAGCCTCGCACATGAAACTCAACGTCGTTCATATGTGTAGTTCCGTGAACACCAAAACCATTGACGAAGCTATCTTGAAAGCCACGAGTCATACCTCGAACAAATCACCTTCCGAAAAATACGTCAAATTTCTCCAATCAACCATGGCAACGGGTTACTCTCCTCAGACCATCAGTGGGATTATGCAGAGGCTGTGTGTGACGACGAACGTGTGCGTGGCTTCTAAATGTCTCATTCTTATCCATAACATGATTAAATCTGAAAAGGGTTATGAAGGAGAAGGTGGTCATCGTGGCACTAATAGTCATCGTAATTTGATTTATAACCAAGGAGAGAGTAATCTTAAGTTGGATGATCTTAATGTGGATTCATCTCGTTTTACTATAGAGTTGGTTCCATGGGTTCGATG GTACAAAAAttatcttaatatttatttatgcatTGCGGAGGTTTTAGGCGTTACTccaaacataaaagaaaaatttgaaGAAAAGCGTTTGGAGACTCAACGAGTCTCGTCTTACACAACCGATTGCATTTTCAAACAAGTCGATTTTTTGGTGAATCTATTCGAACAGATAAATGCCAGGCCAGAAACCCCGCTGGAGAAACCGAACATAATTATTATTAGGATGATAGGACTAATGGAACAAGATTATGTATCGGTGATGAGATTGATCAAAATAAGGTTTGAAGAATTGGACAAGAGAACAGCTGATCCGGCCGAGCTGATTCCTGTTTTGGTGAGGCTTGAAAAGTGTAGGGAGTCTTTGAGCGAGTTTTGTTGGCGATGCGAACCTTTGGATAAGGAGTTTTGGGGTTTGGTATTGAAATTAAAAGATAACTAA
- the LOC106413663 gene encoding UPF0725 protein At5g63820-like isoform X2: protein MTGLGDMEEEIGNGASLFNDHGRDDSDFQADGLDPPILYRSEWGDDPNYDIRLCGRIGLQCYNLQKGTNFKFKSWEICRDQMTSSDDSFITLEATDPATGSVLSFQTLLSDFGPRRSLGVRLLWINLASRIEPIRNERLDDNWDKNKLHDFYKGPMPKWFSDEALESNSRKYYVVPESEMHDNDWLQLLMEVAFFSKTDRGFDGDLPLELNKAVVETFEDEPLDKLKADNAIFYLSYKCCADPSSTDLAGDHLGIVRKTMDGKPGHMSLEVALTKEQEKR from the exons ATGACAGGTTTGGGGgatatggaggaggagattGGGAACGGTGCATCGCTGTTTAATGATCATGGAAGAGATGATTCGGACTTCCAA GCTGATGGTCTGGATCCGCCTATATTATATAGGTCAGAATGGGGAGATGATCCTAACTATGATATCCGTCTCTGTGGTAGGATTGGACTCCAGTGCTACAATCTTCAGAAG ggaacaaactttaaatttaaaagcTGGGAGATTTGTAGGGATCAGATGACTTCATCCGACGACTCCTTCATAACTTTGGAGGCAACTGATCCGGCCACTGGCTCGGTCTTGTCTTTTCAGACGCTGTTAAGCGATTTTGGACCTCGCCGTTCATTGGGTGTCAGACTTTTGTGGATCAACTTAGCCTCCAGAATTGAACCTATAC GTAACGAGCGTCTGGATGATAATTGGGACAAGAACAAGCTACATGATTTCTACAAAGGTCCAATGCCCAAATGGTTTTCTGATGAGGCCTTAGAAAGTAACAGTAGAAAATATTACGTG GTGCCAGAATCAGAGATGCATGACAATGACTGGCTGCAACTTCTCATGGAAGTCGCCTTCTTCTCCAAAACAGATCGT GGTTTTGATGGTGACCTACCCTTGGAGCTCAACAAGGCTGTTGTGGAAACTTTTGAAGATGAGCCCCTTGATAAGCTCAAAGCAGATAATGCAATCTTCTACCTAAGTTACAAGTGTTGTGCAGATCCTTCTTCGACGGATTTGGCTGGTGATCACCTTGGCATTGTAAGGAAAACCATGGATGGGAAACCAGGCCACATGAGTCTTGAAGTTGCTCTGACCAAAGAACAAGAAAAACGGTAG
- the LOC106405551 gene encoding fatty acid desaturase 4, chloroplastic-like, producing MYSPTMDVPLQTKYTLSPITNNIPRSHRPSLLRARVTCSLTPAKKSHPNREKLVLEKRLVNPPPSNDPTLQSTLTHRLWVGAGCTTVFASFAKSIIGGFGSHILLEPALAGYAGYILADLGSGLYHWAIDNYGDESTPLVGTQIEAARGHHKWPWIITIRQFANNSHALARGITFTVLPLVLACNDPVVHGFVSMFAFCILFCQQCHAWAHERKSKLPPLVVAFQDMGLLLSRRQHVNHHRHHRTYMSYCIVSGVWNNVLDDNKIFEALEKVLYVQFGVKPRSWSDPNSE from the coding sequence ATGTACTCCCCTACAATGGATGTACCTCTTCAAACGAAGTACACTCTAAGTCCCATCACAAACAACATCCCAAGAAGCCATCGTCCGTCGCTTCTCCGTGCACGTGTTACGTGCTCTCTTACCCCCGCCAAGAAGTCTCATCCTAACCGTGAGAAGCTCGTTCTTGAGAAACGCCTTGTGAACCCTCCTCCCTCCAACGACCCAACTCTACAATCTACACTGACCCACCGGTTATGGGTCGGAGCGGGTTGCACCACCGTGTTTGCCTCTTTTGCCAAGTCTATTATTGGAGGGTTTGGTTCTCATATCTTGCTCGAACCAGCTTTAGCCGGTTACGCAGGTTACATCTTAGCTGATCTTGGCTCTGGTCTATACCACTGGGCCATCGATAACTACGGTGATGAGTCAACGCCTCTAGTAGGAACCCAAATCGAAGCTGCACGAGGTCACCACAAATGGCCTTGGATAATCACCATACGTCAATTTGCAAATAATTCACACGCTCTGGCTCGTGGAATAACCTTTACGGTTCTTCCACTAGTTCTTGCATGTAATGACCCGGTGGTTCATGGCTTTGTGAGCATGTTTGCATTTTGCATATTGTTTTGCCAACAGTGTCATGCTTGGGCTCATGAAAGAAAGAGTAAGCTTCCACCTCTTGTTGTGGCGTTTCAGGACATGGGGCTTCTCCTTTCACGAAGACAGCACGTGAATCATCACCGCCACCACCGTACGTATATGAGTTACTGCATAGTGAGTGGGGTATGGAACAATGTTTTGGATGACAATAAGATCTTTGAGGCATTAGAAAAGGTGTTATATGTCCAGTTCGGGGTGAAACCTAGGTCATGGAGCGACCCAAACTCCGAATGA